AGTCTGGGTCGCACCGTCGATAACCAGCAGCGATTCGTTATCAGCATTGAATATGCAATAGGCCTTGTTATCGATAGAGTCATACGTGACGTATGTTGGGTATCTTATCGGAAGTCTCTTCACGACCTTGTTGCTGTCACAGGAGATTGCGAAGAAGATTCCGGCTGCTGCATAGCAGCCGCCGTACACAACATCCGCCTGCGAGTTGTAGGCCAAGCTACCCATGCCGCCCCCGCCAACGTCAATGGAGTCCTCCACGTACTGCGCCTGCCCTGCCGCTGCCGCGATGCAGAGCGCGACGAAGGTCGCCGATAGACAGTGTCTGAGTTGCACCTTACTGCCTCCTGTCTGCGTAACCCATCACCTCAGCTTGACGACCTTGGCGCGGAGGCCTTTGCCGGCTTCGATGACATAGACGCCGGGCGGGAGCGGCTTGCCGGATTCGTCCCGTCCGTCCCAGACCCAACGATTCTGGCCGGCCAGAATCTGAGCTTGCCTGACCAGCCTTCCGTCCTGCGCATACACGCGCGCAAGGTCGCCGCCTTTCAAAGGAGTACTCCTTGCGACCGTCACGCTCCGACTGAACGGATTCGGCGTGACGCTCAGCGCCTCGTTGAATCCGGGACGCGGCGACTGCGGCTCAGCTATCCCAGCCGATGTGTCTCTAATGACATATACGTAACGCGTATTCCAATGACCCAGATACAACCTGTTGTGACGCGGAACAAGGGCGAACACGAGTGGGTAGTCTCCCACCTGCAGAGTCGCAAGTCTCCGAGTGCCGTCGCCGGTGACAACAAATACCTCATCGGTCAGGTCTGACGCGCAGTATAGCAATCCACTTCCACTGGAATAGTCGAGATCCCGAGCTCTCTGTCCTGTAGTGACAGTAGCCACCACAGAGTCCCGCCGCGCTGACACGGTCGCCACGTAATCACCACTGCTCGTAAACGCGCTCAGGTAGACCAAGCCGTCTTCCTCGTTGCCCCTTGCACATCTCACCTCTGCGTTGCCCGTTAAGGGAATGTGCGCGACGATCGTGTCAGAAAACCCGTCAATCGCTATGCACTGTCCGTATGTCCCGGCGCTATAGAGCTTGTCCGCGCTCTTGCAGTAGTACCCGGCGTTCGGAGTACCGCCGACGTGCACCGTCCCGATGACCTGGTTGGTCGTCATGTTGACTATGGACACGGTCCCGTCCTCGGTGTTCAATACGTACAACTTCCGCCGCACAGTGCTGGCATACATGCTCACGGGGCAGGCGCCAACTGCAATGTACATCAACAATGAATCGGTCGCGCAGTCAACCACAGCGACGCTATCTGTCGTCTGGCAGCTAACGTACATGCGATCGGTGATCGGGTCCCAGACCGGCAAAGTCGCACCGGGCATGGGGATGCTCTTGATCCGAGTGTGGGTAACGCCGTCAACAACCAGAAGCGAATCATCCGCCTGCGGAGAACAGATAAATGAGCAGTATGCCTTGTCGTCCGATGAGTCATATCCGACCACGAATGCGTATTCTAGCCGGAAGCTGCCGACTACCTTGTCGCTGTCGCAGGAAATCGCGAAGAACAGCCCATCATCGCTGGCACCGTAGAGTACATCCTCGCGCGAGTTGTAGACCAAGCTGCCTACAAACCTACCGCCAACGTCAATCGAATCCTCAACGTACTGCGCCTGCCCTGCCGCTGCAGCGATGCCGAGTGCAGCAGCGGTAGCCAGCAAACCGTGTCTGAGTTTCACCTTAGCGTCTTTTGGCTGCCGCCAGTGTAGCTCTGTTCCGGCCTCCGGTCAAGCCTGAATCGCACATCATAGCCGGCCGCCGTACCCAGACACGCCGCGCGGCCACTTGGCGTAAAGCCGCCTTGACATCTCGGCAAGGCCAATGTAGCATCCGTCGCAGACCATACACTTCGTGAGAAGAGCAACATACGCTGGCGAGTATCGGCTGCTCGTGGTGTTCGAGGACGGCGACGAGCGGCTGGTTGACTTGAAGCCGCATCTCGACGGCCCGATATTCGAGCTACTCATGGACCCCGGCTACTTCCGGAGCTTCCGGATGAACGAGGACATCGACACCGTAGTCTGGGAGAACGGCGCCGACTTCTCACCAGACTTCCTGTACGAAATCGGGCAGC
This window of the bacterium genome carries:
- a CDS encoding DUF2442 domain-containing protein, with protein sequence MRRATYAGEYRLLVVFEDGDERLVDLKPHLDGPIFELLMDPGYFRSFRMNEDIDTVVWENGADFSPDFLYEIGQPVSEASRAADR